One Astyanax mexicanus isolate ESR-SI-001 chromosome 3, AstMex3_surface, whole genome shotgun sequence genomic region harbors:
- the cited4a gene encoding cbp/p300-interacting transactivator 4a, with amino-acid sequence MADHMMMPMNHGSAGGLHGYRMGMNGHPQHAGQPGLRAVPNGQMMHYSRGPQGSMEPAMRQRLGIGPMMNGQVAGQMGTGHHPQMQTSGMMYGNQQQGAHLQPQHHMHPQTSQQHPQQQHPQQYMSGGGMSSSQQLMASMHLQKLNTQYHALPIGPGSGHHMGNGAQYRMVQGQLAGMQMGMGGPALALNVMDTDLIDEEALTSLVLELGLDRVQELPELFLGQNEFDFFSDFVCKQQPSTVSC; translated from the coding sequence ATGGCCGATCACATGATGATGCCCATGAACCACGGCTCAGCTGGGGGGCTGCACGGGTATCGCATGGGGATGAACGGACACCCCCAGCACGCGGGCCAGCCGGGTCTGCGGGCCGTTCCCAACGGCCAGATGATGCACTACAGCAGGGGCCCGCAGGGGTCCATGGAGCCGGCCATGAGGCAGCGTCTGGGGATAGGGCCCATGATGAACGGCCAGGTCGCCGGTCAGATGGGGACCGGGCACCATCCTCAGATGCAGACGAGCGGCATGATGTATGGCAACCAGCAGCAGGGGGCGCATCTTCAGCCGCAGCACCACATGCACCCTCAGACTTCCCAGCAGCACCCGCAGCAGCAGCACCCGCAGCAGTATATGAGCGGAGGAGGCATGAGCTCATCCCAGCAGCTCATGGCCAGCAtgcacctccagaaactcaaCACTCAGTATCATGCCCTTCCAATCGGGCCCGGTAGTGGACACCACATGGGAAACGGGGCTCAGTACAGGATGGTTCAGGGCCAGTTGGCGGGCATGCAGATGGGCATGGGCGGTCCGGCGCTGGCCCTCAACGTCATGGACACGGACTTGATCGACGAGGAGGCTCTCACGTCTCTCGTCCTAGAACTGGGTCTGGACAGGGTTCAGGAGCTCCCGGAACTGTTTCTGGGTCAGAACGAGTTCGACTTTTTCTCAGACTTCGTGTGCAAACAGCAGCCGAGTACCGTCAGCTGCTGA